The Haloarcula sp. CBA1127 genomic interval TTCGAGGAACACGCCCGCCGCGTTCTGGTCGAGGACGGCCGTCGCGAACTCGACAGCCATCTCCGCGACCGCCTCGGCGGTCTCGGCCTCGATGAACTGCTGGGTCGCAGCCTGCAGCGCTTCGAGTCGGTCCTGCCGGCGCTGCTGCCCGGTGACATCCCTGAGAACGACGAGGCGACCACGCTCCGTCCCGGACTGATCGGTGAGGCTCGTCGTCTGTGGGTTATAGTACGTGAACGAATCGCCGAACGAGAACACCTCGCCGCGCTCGATGCGGGCAACGAGATCCGGGACGAAGTCGTCGAGTGGCTCTCCGTCGGGGTCCGGATGATCCAGCGCGCTGGCCGCCGCGGCGTTGTAATCGATAATAACACAGTCGTCGTCGAGCGCGATGACCGGGTCGGGGAGGTTGTCGACGAGGGTGTCACCCGACAGCGTCGTCACAGACAGCGATTCGTCCTTGAACAGTACCCAGCCGACGAGCACCGCGTTGAGCGAGAACGCTACCGGCGTGAAGTCGATGGCCGGGTGCGGCGTGTAGCCGAAATCATACAGCACAGCGACGAATATCGGAAGGCCGGTTCCGATAATGATCGCCGCTGTCTGTCGCCGATAGACGTTCTGCGACCGGAACAGGAACTCAATCAGGAGTGCGTATCCGAGCAGTAACAGCCCGTAACTGACGGCGAGAAGTACCGCGAACGTGGGACCGCGCTGGATGGCGACCATTGTCGTACCGAGCTGGGTGACGGGCACGGCCGCCACTTCGACGAGGTCGTGTGCCTGGTCCGTCAACAGTAGTAGCACGTCCGCGTTCACCACGAGAAACAGCGCTACGAGAGACGATGGCCGAAGCCACGACTGTCGGCCAGTGTAGACGAGCGCGAAGACGACCCAGAGCCCGATGACCTGCATAGCGGCGGTTCGCGACAGCAGGTACACTGCCCTGACAGCGGCGGGGTCCGAAACGCCGATCTGCCATATCGAGATAGCACACCAGCAGCCCCCAGCGACCGCAAGCCAGCCGTACTGGCGAGCGCCGGGGACATCCTGGTTTCGGGCGGCGACGACAGCAATTGCGAAACCAATGAGCGCTCCACCCGCGTTCCCGAGGATGGCGACCGTGGCGATGTCGACATCCATATTGATACCTATTCCAACGTCAGGTTTCCCTGTATTATGCCTTTGGGCCGCGTTCTCAGTACTGCGAAACGGCCACAGTGTCGGTTCGCTACCTTTTTGCCTACACTGCTGAAATTCGCAGGCATGCTGACAGTCCGGGCGCCGGCTACCAGTGCAAACCTCGGGAGCGGCTTCGACGTGTTCGGCGTCGCACTGGAGCGTCCGGCCGACGTCGTCCGTCTGGAGAAAGCCGACCGGGTCACCATCGAAATGACCGGCGCTGGCAGCCAGTACATTCCGGAGGACCCCGACAAGAACACCGTCGGCGCGGTCGCTGACGCACTTGATGCGCCGGCACGCATTCAGATAGACAAGGGCGTCCGCCCCGCGTCAGGGCTGGGTTCCTCCGCGGCCAGCGCCGCCGCGGCGGCCGTCGGGCTGAACGAGCTGTACGACCGCGGCTACTCACGCGAGGAACTGGTCCCCATCGCCGCCAAGGGCGAGGCCGTCGTCTCCGGGGACGCCCACGACGACAATGTCGCCCCCTCGATAATGGGCGGGTTCACCATCGCGACCGAGAAGGGCGTCACGCAGGTTGATGCCGACATCCCGCTCGTGGCGTGTCTGCCCGATATCGTGGTTTCGACGCGGGATGCTCGGAACGTCGTCCCGGAGACCGCCCGCGTCGACCAGATGGTAGAGACGGTCGGCAACGCTGCGGCGCTAACAACCGGGATGCACCGCGACGACCCCGAGCTCGTCGGCCAGGGGATGCACGACACCGTCGTGACGCCGGCCCGTGCGAAACTCATCGACGGCTACGAACAGGTCCGCGAGGCTGCACTGGCGGCCGGTGCCACCGGCGTCACTATCTCCGGAGCCGGCCCGACCGTCATCGCCGCGTGTGCAGAGGAGGACCGCCGGAAGATCGCGAGTACGATGCTCGATGCCTTCGGCGAGCGCGGGGTCGACGCCCGCGTCTATCAGACGCGTATCGGCGGCGGCGCGGAGATCTTCTGACCGCTGCCGCCCCGTCTCAATCAGACGTTTCGTCGGACGGTGAGGAGCGCCGCGGCGACGAGCGCAATGAGCGCGACGGCTACGGTAAAGCCCGGACCGGACGCGGGTGTAGTGGCGACTTCTGTCGCCGTATCGGTGCGTGCAACCGTGGTCTGTTCCGCGGTTGATGCTGCGGTCGCTTCGTCGCTCACCGCCGTGCTCGGTTCTTCCGACGCCCGTTCGGTTGGCTCGTCAGTCGGCTGGTCGGTCGGCTCCCCAGTGCTGTTGACGTTCGCGCTCGCAGACTCGACGGAGTTGTTCGCGGTGGCCACCGAGACGATGCGCCCGTCTTTGTCGGCGGCAAAGCTGTCACCGCCCACGTCGAGAACGTCCGCGGTGAAGTTCACACCGGCGGCGTACTCGCCCATATCGGCCGTAGCGGTGAACGTCCCGCTCGACGTGACAGTGGCCCCGGGACGGTGGATGAACGGATTCGCCTCGCTCTCGGAGGCGAGGCTGACCTTGACGTCCGAACCGGGCGCAATCGTCGTTGTACCCGAGACGGACTGGTTCTCGGCGGCTTCGACGGTCACGCGTCCATCGGTCGTGCCGAGTCCAGCGTCGCGGTCCGTAATCGTGTAGCTGGCTGTCCCCCCGTCGGTATCGTCGCTCAGGCCGGTGGCGTCCGAGACCGAGAAGGTCGTCGTGATCTCGTCATCGCCGTCCACACGGACCGGTGCTCCGCTCTGATAGTTCACGTTCGACAGTTCGACGGCGACGAAGTACGTGTCGTTGTCGGGATCATCGACCACGACCACGTTACTGTCGTTGAGATGCATCGGGTCCTCGTCGGTGTTTGCGCCGACGTTCGTTCGGTTGACCCAGATGTTGAACGCGTCCCCGTCCCCGGTAGCCTGGAGGAACGCGGCCGTGGTGTCGCTTGCGCCCTTGACGTCCGTCCGGTAGTCGATCGCACCCTCGATACCGGAGGCGGTGATCCGGTGGACGACGATGTCACCGTCTGCGACTTCGGTCGACTGCGTGAGAGTCGTGCCGACGCGGTCGTAGATGCCGACGTCCTCGTCCGTGAGGTCGGCGTCTTTCGGGGCGACCCAACTCTGGACGTGTTCGGTCGAGCGCGCTTCCAGCCGGAGCGTCCCGACAGAGTCGGGGTCGTCGCTCCGACTCGTGCCCGCGGTCGCGTTCATCGTGTAGCTGGTCGCGTCCAGCGTCTCGGCCGTGAGGTCGGCTCGTGCGAACGATCCCCTCTCGCTGACGCCGCTGATCTCGTCGTCGCCCGAGACGCTGAGGACGTCGCTCGCCGAGATGCTCGCGTTCCCGCTGTTGGGGACGCCGGCGAGGTAGCTGTTGAACAGGACGGTGACTTCGCCGTCACCGTCGTCGTCGGTGATCTGGCCGGAGATGGCGTAGTTGTTCTCGCTCTCGTCGCCGATGACGACGTAGCCGTCGTCCGTGTTCTCTAACTGGTACGTGAGGCTGACCACGTCGCCGCGCTCGTCAGAGACGACGCTGTCCTCGAAGCGCACCTCTCCCTCCTGTGCTTCGGTGACGGTGATCTGCGCCGAGGTGACCGCGAGACCGCTCTGGTTGTCCGTGACGCTGACCGTGTACGGTCCGTCGCCGGCCGACTGGCTGCCGAAGTCAAACTCGACGGCCTCCGTACCGTCGAGAGTCCCGACCGCGGTCGCGACCTCGTCGCCGTCGCCGTCGGTCAGCGTCGCGGTCGCCGCGGTGCCGCCGCGGATAGCAGTCACGTCGGCGGTGATGGTGTCCTCGTCGGTGACGTTGGTGTCGCTCACCTCGACGGTGAGGTCGAGGTCATTGATGCGGAACCCGGCCACATCGGACCCGGATGTCACGTCGTAGCGCTGCCCGGTAACGATGTCACCAGTGTCGACGGTGTAGACCTGGCTGTTGTCGGCGTAGCTGCCGTCGAGGACGACGCTCCCACCGTCGGCCTCAACGAGCAGGTTCGTGTCGGTATTGGCGTCCGTGTCTTCGATGGCGATGACCTCGCCGTGATAGACGTTCGCGTCGGAGCCGCCGTCAGAGGCCGGTGTGATCGTCTTCGAGGTCACGCTGATGTCCGTCGCGGTGACGGAGCCGCTTCCGAAGTCGGTGAGCTTCACCGACAGATTCCGGTTCGGCGCCACGTCCTCGGTGAGATCGATCTCGACGCGGCCGCTGGTTCCGTCCGCGTCGATGCCGTCGACAAGCGTGCCAGAAACCTCGTCGCCGTCGAGGTAGAGCGCGAGTTCGCCGGTCCCGTCGAGACCGTTCGTGACGGATTCGTTCAGCGCCAACTCGACCGTACTGCCCCCGCTGGCTGCCGAGTACTCTACAGCCTGCTCGACGCTGATGTTACCGGCGGCGGCCGCTGTCCCGGAGACGGCGACGGTACCGGCGACCACCGACGCCACCACCAGCGCCGTGAGAAACAGGCTCCGGAGTTTGTCGGTCGGTGCTGTTCTCGATACGGTTGTCGTGCTCTCTGTCCACATCGGCGGTCTCCACCGCGCACTTCGCACGCCGTTCGGGGAGTCACGTCGAGTCGGACTGGTCGAATCGTCGGCATTGTCCACCATGCGTTTTAGGCATACCTAAAGAAATACAAATAGATTGCGAATTTTAGGCTAGCCAAAAAACAGGACACTTATCGAAACGCGCTTTACGGCCGATCTGACCTCCTGATCGGCGCAGTACCGGCCAATCTGTCAATCTGACCGGCACACCATATTTTTAGGCGCGCCTAATGTATAAAATCACTCCGGTCTCTGGGCAGACCAACAATCATGCCGCGGACGGCGATGGGAGCGCACCTGCGCTCTTCTAGACGGCGGCTGACGCGTCTCGCTCCGATGGACGCGTTTGGACAACCATTTAACCGACCCCTTGGAAACCCTGACTATGTCGAATCCACGAATCCTGATTGTCGGGCCGCCGGGAGCCGGCAAAGGAACCCAGAGCGCCAACCTCGCCGAAGCGTACGGCGTCGAACACATCACGACCGGTGACGCCCTTCGGGCGAACAAGGACATGGATATCAGCGACATGGACACCGAGTACGACACGCCCCGTGAGTACATGGAAGCGGGCGACCTCGTGCCGGACGCGGTAGTTAACGCTATCGTCGACGAAGCCCTCTCACAGGCCGACGGGTTCGTGCTCGACGGCTATCCGCGCAACCTCGAACAGGCCGAAGAGCTGGAAGGGATGACCGACCTCGACGTGATCCTCTCGCTCGATGTCTCGCGGGAGGAACTGGTCGACCGACTCACGGGCCGGCGGGTCTGTGACGACT includes:
- a CDS encoding histidine kinase N-terminal 7TM domain-containing protein, giving the protein MDVDIATVAILGNAGGALIGFAIAVVAARNQDVPGARQYGWLAVAGGCWCAISIWQIGVSDPAAVRAVYLLSRTAAMQVIGLWVVFALVYTGRQSWLRPSSLVALFLVVNADVLLLLTDQAHDLVEVAAVPVTQLGTTMVAIQRGPTFAVLLAVSYGLLLLGYALLIEFLFRSQNVYRRQTAAIIIGTGLPIFVAVLYDFGYTPHPAIDFTPVAFSLNAVLVGWVLFKDESLSVTTLSGDTLVDNLPDPVIALDDDCVIIDYNAAAASALDHPDPDGEPLDDFVPDLVARIERGEVFSFGDSFTYYNPQTTSLTDQSGTERGRLVVLRDVTGQQRRQDRLEALQAATQQFIEAETAEAVAEMAVEFATAVLDQNAAGVFLEDDDVLEPAVISESIAEHVEDELLYASPTDEPESKLWQTYETGEIQAVSLDQDGLNPLDNALMLPLGSHGVMAITSHDSTLATEDRRYAAILAQTTQVALDQVERERELRQSRSSVQRRREQIEFFNGVLRHSLHNAMVVIRGRAEHIRTDVPRSKRRHLDSISDWCGNLTEMSETIRDINNTVTASEAERLDAVDLNATLRRSIESLRVEYDSVSVSCELNGDYRVQANELLEEVLLSILRNAVDHNNADTPQVTVSVQQASDWLQVRIADDGPGMSDELKTTVFERGLSPDQTAGGFGLYFVSVMMDLYGGTLWFEDNHPTGTVAILEFQQAVTADEAEGDPGPDDTETAATEAQTKSHNR
- a CDS encoding homoserine kinase — translated: MLTVRAPATSANLGSGFDVFGVALERPADVVRLEKADRVTIEMTGAGSQYIPEDPDKNTVGAVADALDAPARIQIDKGVRPASGLGSSAASAAAAAVGLNELYDRGYSREELVPIAAKGEAVVSGDAHDDNVAPSIMGGFTIATEKGVTQVDADIPLVACLPDIVVSTRDARNVVPETARVDQMVETVGNAAALTTGMHRDDPELVGQGMHDTVVTPARAKLIDGYEQVREAALAAGATGVTISGAGPTVIAACAEEDRRKIASTMLDAFGERGVDARVYQTRIGGGAEIF
- a CDS encoding BGTF surface domain-containing protein, whose product is MWTESTTTVSRTAPTDKLRSLFLTALVVASVVAGTVAVSGTAAAAGNISVEQAVEYSAASGGSTVELALNESVTNGLDGTGELALYLDGDEVSGTLVDGIDADGTSGRVEIDLTEDVAPNRNLSVKLTDFGSGSVTATDISVTSKTITPASDGGSDANVYHGEVIAIEDTDANTDTNLLVEADGGSVVLDGSYADNSQVYTVDTGDIVTGQRYDVTSGSDVAGFRINDLDLTVEVSDTNVTDEDTITADVTAIRGGTAATATLTDGDGDEVATAVGTLDGTEAVEFDFGSQSAGDGPYTVSVTDNQSGLAVTSAQITVTEAQEGEVRFEDSVVSDERGDVVSLTYQLENTDDGYVVIGDESENNYAISGQITDDDGDGEVTVLFNSYLAGVPNSGNASISASDVLSVSGDDEISGVSERGSFARADLTAETLDATSYTMNATAGTSRSDDPDSVGTLRLEARSTEHVQSWVAPKDADLTDEDVGIYDRVGTTLTQSTEVADGDIVVHRITASGIEGAIDYRTDVKGASDTTAAFLQATGDGDAFNIWVNRTNVGANTDEDPMHLNDSNVVVVDDPDNDTYFVAVELSNVNYQSGAPVRVDGDDEITTTFSVSDATGLSDDTDGGTASYTITDRDAGLGTTDGRVTVEAAENQSVSGTTTIAPGSDVKVSLASESEANPFIHRPGATVTSSGTFTATADMGEYAAGVNFTADVLDVGGDSFAADKDGRIVSVATANNSVESASANVNSTGEPTDQPTDEPTERASEEPSTAVSDEATAASTAEQTTVARTDTATEVATTPASGPGFTVAVALIALVAAALLTVRRNV
- a CDS encoding adenylate kinase, encoding MSNPRILIVGPPGAGKGTQSANLAEAYGVEHITTGDALRANKDMDISDMDTEYDTPREYMEAGDLVPDAVVNAIVDEALSQADGFVLDGYPRNLEQAEELEGMTDLDVILSLDVSREELVDRLTGRRVCDDCGTNYHVEFNQPEEDGVCDECGGDLIQRDDDNEESVRNRLDVFDDNTAPVIDHYGDHDGFVAVDGEQTPDEVWSEIHDAVDAHTA